In one Vulgatibacter incomptus genomic region, the following are encoded:
- a CDS encoding glycosyl hydrolase family 28-related protein → MRDPDSPPDENESPELEDPAEPDDPTDGDTTGEDPQPDDPTDGETTGEDPQPDDPTDGDTTGEDPQPEDPNDGDTTGEDPQPGDPTDGDTTGEDPQPGDPSDGDTTGGDQQPVEPNPTAVLPADRSTLWKPGLTAVGGIPADGDARRPASIYLPSGNPYGGFSVDPALGNGSTDAASAIQAALNAAGNQASEASRRIVYLKAGTYNIRSQSLNVPSYVTLRGQGTRGTSATRLLKAAGSQTSVINLGHLWIKNTTPVDVTADVPRGATRVTVARNPGYQVGEMIFIDQLVDPERVGSWWNPINQANSNGAERGWYSRQNRPTGQVLEIAAIDGNALTFSTPVRLPYFTSNQAQVVRFAGGDQGGPMVPVKKWSGVENLYVAGGEQGNIAFYAAAYSWAKDVESERSNGSSIAFESTFRCEARDSFFHSTANPTPGGGGYGIDLRNYASDNLIENNISWNFNKVITMRGAGPGNVIAYNYFEDGWGRDYPTIPEVGLNASHYATPHYTLFEGNQAFNISGDAYWGNSIYNVYFRNHATGRRRSFPPLQLRDEVTRRFVEVPEWHLSCRYIGNVLGSSDMSSAPQSGFVYEGRPPWNWNPVPMWAIGVEHNAGRQGQDARVVATTLRNGNFDYVSRRIVWDPAIGEHALPASLYLSSKPAFFGDRPWPWVMPEDEANTTRILPARERFDRLMSQ, encoded by the coding sequence GTGAGAGACCCAGATTCGCCCCCCGACGAGAACGAGAGTCCCGAGCTGGAGGATCCCGCAGAGCCGGACGATCCGACCGACGGCGACACGACCGGCGAGGATCCGCAGCCGGACGATCCGACCGATGGCGAGACGACCGGCGAAGACCCGCAGCCGGACGATCCGACGGACGGCGACACGACCGGCGAGGATCCGCAACCCGAGGATCCGAACGATGGCGACACGACCGGCGAGGACCCGCAGCCCGGGGATCCGACCGACGGCGACACCACTGGAGAAGACCCGCAGCCCGGAGATCCGAGCGATGGTGACACGACCGGTGGCGACCAGCAGCCCGTGGAGCCAAATCCGACGGCGGTGCTCCCGGCGGATCGGAGCACGCTCTGGAAGCCGGGCCTGACGGCCGTCGGAGGCATTCCGGCTGACGGCGACGCCCGCCGTCCGGCATCCATCTACCTTCCTTCTGGCAACCCCTACGGCGGCTTCTCCGTCGATCCGGCCCTCGGGAACGGCTCCACCGACGCCGCCTCTGCCATCCAGGCTGCCCTGAACGCCGCGGGCAACCAGGCGAGCGAGGCCAGCCGGCGGATCGTCTACCTGAAGGCGGGTACCTACAACATCCGCTCGCAGAGCCTGAACGTCCCCAGCTACGTCACGCTCCGAGGCCAGGGGACCCGCGGGACCTCGGCTACGCGCCTCCTGAAGGCGGCCGGCTCGCAGACCTCGGTTATCAACCTCGGCCACCTCTGGATCAAGAACACCACGCCCGTCGACGTGACCGCGGACGTGCCCCGCGGCGCGACCCGGGTCACCGTGGCGCGGAACCCTGGCTACCAGGTGGGCGAGATGATCTTCATCGACCAGCTCGTCGATCCTGAGCGCGTGGGCTCGTGGTGGAATCCGATCAACCAGGCGAATTCGAACGGCGCCGAGCGCGGCTGGTACTCCCGGCAGAACCGGCCCACCGGCCAGGTGCTGGAGATCGCCGCCATCGACGGAAACGCCCTCACCTTCAGCACCCCCGTGCGCCTTCCCTACTTCACCTCGAACCAGGCGCAGGTGGTCCGCTTCGCCGGCGGCGACCAGGGCGGCCCCATGGTTCCTGTCAAGAAGTGGTCCGGAGTCGAGAACCTCTACGTCGCAGGCGGCGAGCAGGGAAACATCGCGTTCTACGCCGCAGCATACAGCTGGGCGAAGGACGTCGAGAGCGAGCGCTCGAACGGCAGCAGCATCGCCTTCGAGAGCACCTTCCGTTGTGAAGCCCGAGACTCGTTCTTCCACAGCACCGCCAATCCCACGCCGGGCGGCGGCGGATACGGCATCGACCTTCGGAACTACGCCTCCGACAACCTCATCGAGAACAACATCTCCTGGAACTTCAACAAGGTGATCACCATGCGCGGCGCTGGCCCTGGCAACGTGATCGCCTACAACTACTTCGAGGATGGTTGGGGGCGGGATTATCCCACGATCCCGGAGGTGGGCCTGAATGCGTCGCATTACGCGACCCCTCACTACACGCTCTTCGAGGGCAACCAGGCGTTCAACATCTCCGGCGACGCCTATTGGGGCAACTCGATCTACAACGTCTACTTCCGAAACCACGCGACCGGCCGCAGGCGCTCCTTCCCGCCTCTGCAGCTCCGCGACGAGGTCACTCGGCGGTTCGTGGAGGTCCCGGAGTGGCACCTCTCCTGTAGGTACATCGGCAACGTGCTCGGCAGCAGCGACATGAGCTCCGCGCCGCAATCCGGTTTCGTCTACGAAGGCAGGCCGCCCTGGAATTGGAACCCCGTCCCGATGTGGGCCATCGGCGTCGAGCACAACGCAGGCAGGCAGGGACAGGACGCGAGGGTGGTCGCCACGACCCTCCGGAATGGCAACTTCGACTACGTCAGCCGGCGAATCGTCTGGGATCCCGCCATTGGGGAACACGCGCTCCCCGCGTCGCTCTACCTGAGCTCGAAGCCCGCGTTCTTCGGCGATCGCCCCTGGCCGTGGGTGATGCCAGAGGACGAGGCGAACACCACCCGGATCCTCCCGGCGCGCGAGCGCTTCGATCGGCTCATGTCGCAGTAA